A genomic region of Friedmanniella luteola contains the following coding sequences:
- a CDS encoding serine hydrolase domain-containing protein: protein MSPRPVDVAQVRSAARAVLDAVAADPRYARTAHLQVRLGPDVVVDEHLRGPERGDVFSVTKTVLALTLAVAAREGRLPPLDQPVAAVLPGLQGTPAERHTWTHLLTMTRGAETGGAWDVDEVTALPGGQVAHVARAPQRTPPGSAFAYDNGASHLLSAAAGAVLGEPVSAFAARALLAPLGVPAPVWTCDPDGVPFGYGHLRLAADDLGRLGRLLLDGGRVDGRPLLDPAFLAAMTTPQTAGGPPEDRPYGYHLWLDDGMPLAGGWAGQHLLVVPAADAVVVTTGDAGFDPGPPATDAMPADWQPALTLVQTHLLPVLRG, encoded by the coding sequence GTGAGCCCCCGTCCCGTCGACGTCGCGCAGGTCCGCAGCGCCGCCCGCGCCGTGCTGGACGCGGTCGCGGCCGACCCGCGCTACGCCCGCACCGCCCACCTGCAGGTCCGGCTGGGCCCGGACGTCGTGGTGGACGAGCACCTGCGTGGACCGGAGCGCGGCGACGTCTTCTCCGTCACCAAGACGGTGCTGGCCCTGACGCTGGCCGTCGCCGCCCGCGAGGGACGGCTGCCGCCGCTGGACCAGCCGGTGGCCGCCGTGCTCCCCGGGCTCCAGGGCACGCCGGCCGAGCGCCACACCTGGACGCACCTGCTGACCATGACGCGGGGTGCGGAGACGGGCGGCGCCTGGGACGTCGACGAGGTCACCGCGCTGCCCGGCGGCCAGGTCGCCCACGTGGCCCGGGCGCCGCAGCGGACGCCGCCGGGGAGCGCCTTCGCCTACGACAACGGGGCCTCGCACCTGCTGAGCGCCGCCGCGGGCGCCGTGCTCGGGGAGCCGGTGTCCGCCTTCGCCGCCCGCGCCCTGCTCGCCCCGCTCGGCGTCCCGGCGCCCGTGTGGACCTGCGACCCCGACGGTGTCCCGTTCGGCTACGGGCACCTGCGGCTGGCCGCCGACGACCTCGGCCGGCTGGGTCGGCTGCTGCTGGACGGCGGCCGCGTCGACGGCCGGCCGCTGCTGGACCCGGCGTTCCTGGCCGCGATGACCACCCCGCAGACCGCCGGCGGCCCGCCGGAGGACCGGCCCTACGGCTACCACCTGTGGCTCGACGACGGGATGCCGCTCGCCGGCGGGTGGGCCGGGCAGCACCTGCTGGTGGTGCCCGCGGCCGACGCGGTCGTGGTCACCACCGGTGACGCCGGCTTCGACCCGGGGCCGCCGGCCACCGACGCGATGCCGGCGGACTGGCAGCCCGCCCTGACCCTGGTGCAGACGCATCTGCTGCCCGTGCTGCGGGGCTGA
- the glpK gene encoding glycerol kinase GlpK: MADFVAAIDHGTTSTRCMVFGHDGREVGRAQTEHRQIMPAPGRVEHDAAEIWANTQQVVSDALRTCGLGADDLAAVGLANQRETTVVWDARTGEPLSNAIVWQDTRTDHIAAALDRDGRGDVIRHRAGLPPATYFAGGKLQWLLEHVEGLREAAEAGRALAGTTDSWLLWNLTGGPDGGRHVTDVTNASRTMLMDLETLDWDDELLGFFDVPRAVLPRIRPSSSADAYGATRADGPFGGEVVIGGVLGDQQAAMVGQVCLAAGEAKNTYGTGNFLLLNTGEELTRSRNGLLTTVCYQFGDAKPVYALEGSIAVTGSAVQWLRDQLGVIRGAEDSEVLARQVTDAAGCYFVPAFSGLFAPYWRSDARGAIVGLSRFHTSAHIARATLEAICYQSCDVVAAMEKDSGVHLEVLKVDGGVTANDLCMQIQADTLGVDVSRPVVAETTALGAAYAAGLAVGFWASPDELRENWHEDRRWSPTIDDEQRRAGHVGWRKAVERTLDWVDV, encoded by the coding sequence ATGGCCGACTTCGTCGCAGCAATCGACCACGGCACGACCAGCACGCGGTGCATGGTGTTCGGCCACGACGGCCGCGAGGTCGGCCGGGCCCAGACCGAGCACCGGCAGATCATGCCGGCCCCAGGCCGGGTGGAGCACGACGCGGCGGAGATCTGGGCCAACACCCAGCAGGTGGTGTCCGACGCGCTGCGCACCTGCGGCCTGGGGGCCGACGACCTCGCCGCGGTCGGGCTGGCGAACCAGCGGGAGACGACGGTGGTCTGGGACGCGCGGACCGGTGAGCCGCTGAGCAACGCCATCGTCTGGCAGGACACCCGGACCGACCACATCGCCGCCGCCCTCGACCGCGACGGCCGGGGCGACGTCATCCGGCACCGCGCGGGCCTGCCGCCCGCCACCTACTTCGCCGGCGGCAAGCTGCAGTGGCTGCTGGAGCACGTCGAAGGGCTGCGGGAGGCGGCCGAGGCCGGCCGCGCGCTGGCTGGCACCACCGACAGCTGGCTGCTGTGGAACCTGACCGGCGGCCCCGACGGCGGCCGGCACGTCACCGACGTCACCAACGCCAGCCGGACGATGCTGATGGACCTCGAGACCCTCGACTGGGACGACGAGCTGCTCGGCTTCTTCGACGTGCCGCGGGCCGTGCTGCCGCGGATCCGGCCCTCCTCCTCCGCCGACGCGTACGGCGCCACCCGCGCCGACGGGCCGTTCGGCGGGGAGGTCGTGATCGGCGGGGTGCTCGGCGACCAGCAGGCGGCGATGGTCGGGCAGGTCTGCCTGGCGGCCGGGGAGGCGAAGAACACCTACGGCACGGGCAACTTCCTGCTGCTCAACACCGGCGAGGAGCTCACCCGGTCGCGGAACGGCCTGCTGACCACCGTCTGCTACCAGTTCGGCGACGCGAAGCCCGTCTACGCGCTGGAGGGCTCGATCGCCGTCACCGGCTCGGCGGTGCAGTGGCTGCGTGACCAGCTGGGCGTCATCCGTGGGGCCGAGGACTCCGAGGTGCTGGCCCGCCAGGTCACCGACGCCGCCGGCTGCTACTTCGTGCCCGCCTTCTCGGGGCTGTTCGCCCCGTACTGGCGCTCCGACGCCCGGGGCGCGATCGTCGGGCTCTCCCGGTTCCACACCAGCGCGCACATCGCCCGGGCCACCCTGGAGGCCATCTGCTACCAGTCCTGCGACGTCGTCGCGGCCATGGAGAAGGACTCCGGGGTGCACCTGGAGGTGCTGAAGGTCGACGGCGGGGTGACGGCGAACGACCTCTGCATGCAGATCCAGGCCGACACGCTGGGCGTCGACGTCAGCCGGCCGGTGGTCGCGGAGACGACCGCGCTGGGCGCCGCCTACGCCGCCGGGCTGGCCGTCGGCTTCTGGGCCTCGCCCGACGAGCTCCGGGAGAACTGGCACGAGGACCGGCGCTGGAGCCCGACGATCGACGACGAGCAGCGCCGGGCCGGCCACGTCGGCTGGCGGAAGGCCGTGGAGCGCACACTGGACTGGGTCGACGTGTAG
- a CDS encoding DUF222 domain-containing protein: MLTQALRISPHGRPVQEPDQRRYGQRLHDTLEQVCGRVLRAGELPNSGGVPAAVVVTIDAEGLRTRTGCGTTSDGTRLSVRDVLALAGQAEVIPTVRAERCRPHPRPPPADRLADPDPGADRPRRRVRLPRLLAPARVLPTPPHHGVDRRRRDRPGRSHPGSAATTTTTSRAVAGPAGCPRTAGPRGCHPGRPLPLHRRGLTSPDGSAALWSGLSACCAVAG; this comes from the coding sequence GTGCTGACGCAGGCGTTGCGGATCTCCCCGCACGGTCGGCCGGTCCAGGAACCGGATCAGCGGAGGTACGGGCAGCGGCTGCACGACACCCTGGAGCAGGTGTGCGGCCGGGTGCTCCGGGCGGGTGAGCTGCCGAACTCCGGAGGCGTCCCGGCGGCCGTGGTGGTGACCATCGACGCGGAGGGCCTCCGCACCCGCACCGGCTGCGGCACCACCAGCGACGGCACCCGGCTGTCCGTCCGGGACGTGCTGGCGTTGGCCGGGCAGGCGGAAGTGATCCCCACCGTCCGCGCAGAGCGGTGCCGTCCTCACCCTCGGCCGCCGCCGGCGGATCGCCTCGCGGACCCGGACCCTGGCGCGGACCGCCCGCGACGGCGGGTGCGGCTTCCCCGCTTGCTCGCACCCGCCCGAGTACTGCCAACGCCACCACATCACGGCGTGGATCGACGGCGGCGGGACCGACCTGGGCGATCTCACCCTGGCTCGGCCGCTACCACCACCACAACGTCGCGAGCCGTGGCTGGGCCGGCCGGATGCCCCCGGACGGCCGGCCCGCGTGGGTGCCACCCGGGCCGCCCGCTCCCGCTGCACCGTCGCGGCCTGACGTCGCCGGACGGATCGGCGGCCCTGTGGAGCGGGCTCTCCGCCTGCTGCGCCGTGGCAGGATGA
- a CDS encoding DUF5998 family protein, protein MRLGSTRRDLRADIEACGYFPDLVEDAIVLAVGEEELIDFVVHHEPTFAHDEIHRHVTVLALTPTRLIVGHTDDQPAEPPATGIAAASSTESVALSKIGAVVLTRVVSRPEDYRAGGTDVSETWLTVGWGAVRRLDMEQASCSDPECEADHGYTGSLVGDDLTVRMSAAADGPDRVDRLARFSSALQRAAAV, encoded by the coding sequence ATGAGGCTTGGTTCCACCCGGCGTGACCTGCGCGCCGACATCGAGGCGTGCGGCTACTTCCCCGACCTGGTCGAGGACGCCATCGTCCTGGCCGTGGGCGAGGAGGAGCTGATCGACTTCGTCGTGCACCACGAGCCGACGTTCGCCCACGACGAGATCCACCGCCACGTCACGGTGCTGGCCCTGACGCCCACCCGCCTGATCGTCGGCCACACCGACGACCAGCCGGCCGAGCCCCCCGCCACCGGGATCGCGGCGGCCTCGTCCACCGAGTCCGTGGCCCTGAGCAAGATCGGCGCGGTGGTGCTCACCCGGGTCGTCAGTCGACCCGAGGACTACCGGGCCGGGGGCACCGACGTCAGCGAGACCTGGCTGACCGTGGGCTGGGGAGCGGTGCGCCGGCTCGACATGGAGCAGGCCAGCTGCAGCGACCCCGAGTGCGAGGCCGACCACGGCTACACCGGCTCCCTCGTCGGCGACGACCTCACCGTCCGGATGAGCGCCGCCGCCGATGGTCCCGACCGCGTCGACCGGCTCGCCCGCTTCTCCAGCGCCCTGCAGCGCGCGGCCGCGGTATGA
- a CDS encoding GNAT family N-acetyltransferase encodes MSVSQVDLPPGYPREWEADVVLTDGGVARLRPIRPSDAQKLVAFYERVSPESKYLRFFAPYPRLSSRDVKRFTEVDYVDRVAFILTVGDEMIGVGRFDRTEDDRAEVAFLVEDAHQGRGIAQLLLEHLAEAARERGITGFVAEVLPENRRMAQVFADAGYRVSKGIEDGVLSVEFPILPTDTSVGVMERREHRAESASVHRLLHPERVVVHGPGRRVAGLVNAMLCGGFRGEVVAVSSDGVPVPGVPTATSVAMVPGRLDLAVLAVPTTELGGVVIDAAHKGAHGIVVLTGTDDRPGDNRTVVNLARAYGIRALGPDALGLINTWPLVELNATPGPMPRTGGVGLFCQSAAVGVALLNHAVRQDLGLSSFISTGDYADVTGNDVMQYWEDDDNTRVCLLALDSIGNPRKFSRITRRLTRRKPVVVLEPGRTSRSWHAGVRGGLGHAPDEAVDALFRQAGVMVVHRRGAMFDIAKIAARQPLPRGQRVRLVTNSATLAAQMEHTIGAVGLLHEESVLLRSSASPQDYVDATLAALADPRTNSVVCAAVNVYEEGTEDVITALDQIAGEGDKPLVGVFLDFHPPMVKENDVDLPGELPRFDAPVDAIHALSTLTAYAHWRERDPGAVPLLEVDTSRAKRVVNRALSGHPEGRLLNGAETTELLQAYGITMVPRFVVSSLEEAVAVAEQLGWNVVLKGTAASVRSRPDQAGVQRNLMSAEEMVHAWAQLEDLTRALGLGGDVGSVATPVVQAMAPPGVALVVTSREDAAFGPIISLGLEGIPTELLGDTVYRVPPLTTVDAAAMVRDLRAAPTLFGRHGSPGVHIAGIEDLLHRVAQLADDLPQLASVELSPCIASRDGMAVLGARIFTAPTDDRRDPLARTL; translated from the coding sequence GTGTCCGTGAGCCAGGTCGACCTCCCCCCGGGCTACCCCCGGGAGTGGGAGGCCGACGTGGTGCTGACCGACGGCGGGGTGGCCCGGCTGCGGCCGATCAGGCCGTCGGACGCGCAGAAGCTGGTGGCGTTCTACGAGCGGGTCTCGCCCGAGTCGAAGTACCTGCGCTTCTTCGCCCCCTACCCCCGGCTGAGCTCGCGCGACGTCAAGCGGTTCACCGAGGTCGACTACGTCGACCGCGTCGCCTTCATCCTCACCGTGGGCGACGAGATGATCGGCGTCGGCCGCTTCGACCGCACCGAGGACGACCGGGCCGAGGTCGCCTTCCTCGTCGAGGACGCCCACCAGGGCCGGGGGATCGCCCAGCTGCTGCTGGAGCACCTGGCCGAGGCGGCCCGCGAGCGCGGGATCACCGGCTTCGTCGCCGAGGTGCTGCCGGAGAACCGGCGGATGGCCCAGGTGTTCGCCGACGCCGGCTACCGGGTGTCCAAGGGCATCGAGGACGGGGTGCTGTCGGTCGAGTTCCCGATCCTGCCGACCGACACCTCGGTCGGGGTGATGGAGCGCCGCGAGCACCGCGCGGAGAGCGCGTCGGTGCACCGGCTGCTGCACCCGGAGCGGGTGGTGGTGCACGGTCCCGGCCGCCGGGTGGCCGGCCTGGTCAACGCCATGCTCTGCGGCGGCTTCCGCGGCGAGGTGGTGGCCGTCAGCTCCGACGGCGTGCCGGTCCCGGGCGTGCCCACCGCGACCTCGGTGGCGATGGTGCCGGGCCGCCTGGACCTCGCGGTGCTGGCCGTGCCGACGACCGAGCTGGGCGGGGTGGTGATCGACGCCGCGCACAAGGGCGCGCACGGCATCGTGGTGCTCACCGGCACCGACGACCGCCCCGGCGACAACCGGACCGTGGTCAACCTGGCCCGCGCGTACGGCATCCGCGCGCTGGGCCCGGACGCGCTGGGCCTGATCAACACCTGGCCCCTGGTGGAGCTGAACGCGACCCCGGGCCCGATGCCGCGCACCGGCGGGGTGGGGCTGTTCTGCCAGTCCGCCGCCGTCGGCGTCGCGCTGCTGAACCACGCCGTCCGCCAGGACCTGGGGCTGTCCTCCTTCATCAGCACCGGCGACTACGCCGACGTCACCGGCAACGACGTTATGCAGTACTGGGAGGACGACGACAACACGCGGGTGTGCCTGCTGGCCCTGGACTCCATCGGCAACCCGCGCAAGTTCAGCCGGATCACCCGGCGGCTCACCCGGCGCAAGCCGGTCGTCGTCCTCGAACCCGGGCGCACCAGCCGCTCCTGGCACGCGGGGGTCCGCGGCGGCCTGGGCCACGCGCCCGACGAGGCGGTCGACGCCCTGTTCCGCCAGGCCGGCGTCATGGTCGTGCACCGGCGCGGCGCGATGTTCGACATCGCCAAGATCGCTGCCCGCCAACCCTTGCCGCGCGGCCAGCGGGTCCGGCTGGTCACCAACTCCGCCACGCTCGCCGCGCAGATGGAGCACACCATCGGCGCCGTCGGGCTGCTGCACGAGGAGTCGGTGCTGCTCCGGTCCTCCGCGAGCCCGCAGGACTACGTCGACGCCACGCTGGCCGCGCTGGCCGACCCGCGCACCAACTCGGTGGTCTGCGCCGCCGTCAACGTCTACGAGGAGGGCACGGAGGACGTCATCACCGCCCTCGACCAGATCGCCGGCGAGGGCGACAAGCCGCTGGTCGGGGTGTTCCTCGACTTCCACCCGCCGATGGTCAAGGAGAACGACGTCGACCTGCCGGGTGAGCTGCCCCGCTTCGACGCGCCCGTCGACGCCATCCACGCGCTGTCCACCCTGACCGCCTACGCCCACTGGCGCGAGCGCGACCCCGGCGCGGTGCCGCTGCTCGAGGTCGACACCTCCCGCGCCAAGCGGGTGGTCAACCGCGCGCTGTCCGGGCACCCCGAGGGCCGGCTGCTCAACGGCGCCGAGACCACCGAGCTGCTGCAGGCCTACGGCATCACGATGGTGCCCCGCTTCGTCGTGTCCAGCCTCGAGGAGGCGGTCGCCGTCGCCGAGCAGCTGGGCTGGAACGTCGTGCTCAAGGGGACGGCCGCCTCGGTCCGGAGCCGACCCGACCAGGCCGGGGTGCAGCGGAACCTGATGTCGGCCGAGGAGATGGTGCACGCCTGGGCGCAGCTGGAGGACCTGACCCGGGCGCTCGGCCTGGGCGGGGACGTGGGCAGCGTCGCCACCCCGGTGGTGCAGGCGATGGCGCCGCCGGGGGTGGCGCTGGTGGTGACCAGCCGCGAGGACGCGGCGTTCGGGCCGATCATCTCCCTCGGGCTCGAGGGCATCCCGACCGAGCTGCTGGGCGACACCGTCTACCGGGTGCCGCCGCTCACCACGGTGGACGCCGCGGCGATGGTCCGCGACCTGCGGGCCGCCCCGACGCTGTTCGGCCGGCACGGCAGTCCCGGCGTCCACATCGCCGGCATCGAGGACCTGCTGCACCGGGTGGCCCAGCTGGCCGACGACCTGCCCCAGCTGGCCTCGGTCGAGCTCAGCCCCTGCATCGCGTCGCGGGACGGGATGGCGGTGCTGGGGGCGCGCATCTTCACCGCGCCCACCGACGACCGCCGGGACCCGCTGGCCCGCACGCTGTGA
- a CDS encoding nucleotide pyrophosphatase/phosphodiesterase family protein codes for MAATSTSLPGLVLPAYGTGSLADLMPSIGAHLGVPGAAADVLDLPAASRYVVVLVDGLGWNLVRRSAREVPFLAALLAAGRPLTSGVPSTTVTSLTSLGTGLPPGQHGMVGYTSRVPDTGEILNALTWESDLLARAYQPRATFFERAAAAGVQVSSVGLQRFQGSGLTEAALRGAAFVPFEHERAEERRIGLVTAAAAQGDRSLVYAYERQLDHVGHGHGCNSEDWLRQLIRVDAMCERLRDALPDDVVLVVTGDHGMVDVPRAHQVVAEDEPELMAGVSALAGEGRFRQLYVDVDDPARVAARWRDLLGDRAWVRTRDEAVDEGWFGPVADDLRERYGHVLVALRGDWAVMTRQYPRELTLVGMHGSLTEAEMLVPLLVG; via the coding sequence GTGGCAGCGACGTCGACGTCGCTGCCCGGGCTGGTGCTGCCCGCCTACGGGACCGGCAGCCTCGCCGACCTGATGCCCAGCATCGGCGCGCACCTGGGGGTCCCCGGGGCGGCGGCGGACGTGCTCGACCTGCCGGCCGCGTCCCGCTACGTCGTCGTGCTGGTCGACGGGCTCGGCTGGAACCTGGTCCGCCGCTCCGCCCGCGAGGTGCCCTTCCTGGCCGCACTGCTCGCCGCCGGCCGGCCGCTCACCTCCGGCGTGCCCAGCACCACCGTCACCAGCCTGACCAGCCTCGGCACCGGCCTGCCGCCGGGCCAGCACGGCATGGTGGGCTACACCAGCCGGGTGCCGGACACCGGCGAGATCCTCAACGCCCTGACCTGGGAGTCGGACCTGCTCGCCCGGGCCTACCAGCCCCGCGCCACGTTCTTCGAGCGCGCGGCCGCCGCCGGCGTCCAGGTGAGCTCGGTCGGGCTGCAGCGGTTCCAGGGCAGTGGGCTCACCGAGGCCGCGCTGCGCGGTGCCGCCTTCGTGCCGTTCGAGCACGAGCGGGCCGAGGAGCGGCGGATCGGCCTCGTCACGGCGGCCGCGGCCCAGGGCGACCGGAGCCTGGTCTACGCCTACGAACGCCAGCTCGACCACGTCGGCCACGGGCACGGCTGCAACTCCGAGGACTGGCTGCGCCAGCTGATCAGGGTCGACGCCATGTGCGAGCGGCTGCGGGACGCGCTGCCCGACGACGTCGTCCTCGTCGTCACCGGCGACCACGGCATGGTGGACGTCCCCCGTGCTCACCAGGTCGTCGCGGAGGACGAGCCGGAGCTGATGGCCGGGGTGAGCGCGCTGGCCGGCGAGGGCCGCTTCCGCCAGCTCTACGTCGACGTCGACGACCCGGCACGGGTCGCCGCCCGCTGGCGCGACCTGCTCGGTGACCGCGCCTGGGTGCGGACCCGGGACGAGGCCGTCGACGAGGGCTGGTTCGGTCCGGTCGCCGACGACCTGCGCGAGCGGTACGGCCACGTGCTGGTCGCCCTGCGGGGCGACTGGGCCGTGATGACCCGCCAGTACCCGCGCGAGCTCACCCTCGTCGGGATGCACGGCTCCCTGACCGAGGCGGAGATGCTCGTCCCGCTGCTCGTCGGCTGA
- a CDS encoding phosphotransferase yields MTDPTTPWPPLRLDDLAREAVRAALGPGARVDEVAVLQSTPESAVLRLAVHGAAGPLVLKLAATSAGPALDLGRTAAVMRRAAAAGVPVPAVLAADASGRLDGVQHLLQEHVPGRPWREVRPLLDDAAVRAVHAAVAAVLAALSTVRPAGFGELDGDGEVRPVPLAEALRRRVALRTRRPAARALAERLVAEHPDRLGAGPPVLSHDDLHHQNVLVDPASARLVAVLDWDKAWAGPAASDRARVRFWDDMTGPGPETDPEPAGDDDVHRLHQLLWCLEHAFPTARHRADTARLLRSFDLPVPADLG; encoded by the coding sequence ATGACCGACCCGACGACGCCGTGGCCGCCGCTGCGGCTGGACGACCTCGCCCGGGAGGCCGTCCGCGCCGCCCTGGGCCCCGGTGCCCGGGTGGACGAGGTGGCCGTCCTGCAGTCCACCCCGGAGTCGGCGGTGCTGCGGTTGGCGGTGCACGGGGCGGCCGGGCCGCTCGTGCTCAAGCTGGCCGCCACCTCGGCGGGCCCGGCGCTCGACCTCGGCCGGACGGCCGCGGTCATGCGACGCGCCGCCGCGGCCGGGGTGCCGGTGCCCGCGGTGCTGGCCGCCGACGCGTCCGGCCGGCTCGACGGGGTCCAGCACCTGCTGCAGGAGCACGTCCCCGGCCGGCCGTGGCGGGAGGTCCGGCCGCTGCTCGACGACGCGGCCGTGCGCGCCGTGCACGCCGCCGTCGCCGCGGTGCTGGCCGCGCTGTCGACCGTCCGGCCGGCGGGCTTCGGCGAGCTCGACGGCGACGGTGAGGTCCGGCCCGTCCCGCTGGCCGAGGCGCTCCGCCGCCGGGTGGCGCTGCGCACCCGCCGCCCGGCGGCCCGGGCGCTGGCCGAACGGCTGGTCGCCGAGCACCCCGACCGGCTCGGGGCGGGACCGCCGGTGCTCAGCCACGACGACCTGCACCACCAGAACGTCCTCGTCGACCCGGCGAGCGCTCGGCTGGTCGCGGTCCTGGACTGGGACAAGGCCTGGGCGGGGCCGGCGGCCAGCGACCGCGCCCGGGTCCGGTTCTGGGACGACATGACCGGTCCGGGCCCCGAGACCGACCCGGAGCCGGCCGGGGACGACGACGTGCACCGCCTGCACCAGCTGCTGTGGTGCCTGGAGCACGCGTTCCCGACCGCCCGGCACCGGGCGGACACCGCCCGGCTGCTGCGCTCGTTCGACCTGCCGGTGCCGGCCGACCTCGGCTGA
- a CDS encoding glycerol-3-phosphate dehydrogenase/oxidase, with protein sequence MLSTTAPLSPSARAAALDRLAGEELDVLVIGAGVTGAGAALDAVTRGLRVGLVEARDFAAGTSSRSTKLFHGGLRYLEQLDFALVFEALKERSLALNRISPHLAHPVPFIYPLRRRGLDRLYAGLGIGVYDVMGAGRGVPHHLRHHGRKKTLELFPSASRDALVGSIEFYEGQVDDARHTMMLARTAAQYGAAVATSTRVVGFLREDDRVAGVRVRDLESGRELEVRAKQTINATGVWIAELNEMLGGRAPFTVRASKGVHLVVPRNRINARTGLITRTEKSLLFIVPWGAHWIVGTTDTDWQLDRAHPAASQADIDYLLGHANRLLADPLTRDDVVGVYAGLRPLLAGESDSTSTLSREHAVASPVRGLIMIAGGKYTTYRVMAADAVDAAVRELPQRVPASCTEEVPLVGADGYHGLWNARALLAEQTGLRQPVVEHLLKRYGSLLPELLGVAEGRPELLQPLAGAPDYLQVEIVYAASHEGALHLDDLLARRTRISIETWDRGLSAAPAVAALVAPVLGWSPADVDREVEHYRLRVLAERESQSQPDDLAADAARLGAPDVRLPRP encoded by the coding sequence GTGCTGTCCACCACCGCCCCCCTCAGCCCGTCCGCCCGTGCCGCGGCTCTCGACCGGCTGGCGGGTGAGGAGCTGGACGTGCTCGTGATCGGGGCCGGCGTCACCGGGGCGGGCGCTGCGCTGGACGCCGTCACCCGCGGCCTGCGGGTGGGGCTGGTCGAGGCCCGCGACTTCGCCGCCGGGACCTCCAGCCGCTCCACCAAGCTGTTCCACGGGGGGTTGCGCTACCTCGAGCAGCTGGACTTCGCGCTGGTCTTCGAGGCGCTCAAGGAGCGCTCGCTGGCCCTCAACCGGATCAGCCCGCACCTCGCGCACCCGGTGCCCTTCATCTACCCGCTGCGCCGGCGCGGTCTCGACCGCCTCTACGCGGGCCTCGGCATCGGCGTCTACGACGTGATGGGCGCCGGCCGCGGCGTGCCGCACCACCTGCGCCACCACGGCCGGAAGAAGACCCTCGAGCTGTTCCCGTCCGCCAGCCGGGACGCGCTCGTCGGCTCCATCGAGTTCTACGAGGGCCAGGTCGACGACGCCCGGCACACCATGATGCTGGCCCGGACGGCCGCCCAGTACGGGGCGGCCGTCGCGACCAGCACCCGGGTGGTCGGCTTCCTCCGCGAGGACGACCGGGTCGCGGGGGTCCGGGTCCGCGACCTCGAGTCCGGTCGCGAGCTCGAGGTCCGGGCGAAGCAGACGATCAACGCCACCGGGGTGTGGATCGCGGAGCTGAACGAGATGCTCGGCGGCCGGGCGCCGTTCACCGTGCGGGCGTCGAAGGGCGTCCACCTCGTGGTGCCGCGGAACCGGATCAACGCCCGCACCGGGCTGATCACCCGGACCGAGAAGAGCCTGCTGTTCATCGTGCCGTGGGGGGCGCACTGGATCGTCGGCACCACCGACACCGACTGGCAGCTGGACCGCGCCCACCCGGCGGCCAGCCAGGCCGACATCGACTACCTGCTCGGGCACGCCAACCGCCTGCTCGCCGACCCGCTGACCCGCGACGACGTGGTCGGCGTCTACGCCGGGCTGCGACCGCTGCTGGCCGGGGAGTCGGACTCGACGTCCACGCTGTCCCGCGAGCACGCCGTCGCCTCCCCCGTCCGCGGCCTGATCATGATCGCCGGCGGCAAGTACACGACCTACCGGGTGATGGCGGCCGACGCCGTCGACGCCGCGGTCCGCGAGCTGCCGCAGCGGGTGCCCGCCTCGTGCACCGAGGAGGTCCCGCTGGTGGGCGCCGACGGCTACCACGGGCTGTGGAACGCCCGGGCGCTGCTGGCCGAGCAGACGGGGCTCCGGCAGCCGGTCGTCGAGCACCTGCTCAAGCGGTACGGCTCGCTGCTGCCGGAGCTGCTCGGGGTGGCCGAGGGCCGGCCCGAGCTGCTCCAGCCGCTCGCCGGGGCGCCCGACTACCTGCAGGTCGAGATCGTCTACGCGGCGTCCCACGAGGGGGCGCTCCACCTCGACGACCTGCTGGCCCGGCGGACCCGGATCTCCATCGAGACGTGGGACCGCGGCCTGTCCGCCGCGCCCGCGGTCGCCGCCCTGGTGGCGCCGGTGCTCGGCTGGAGCCCGGCCGACGTCGACCGCGAGGTGGAGCACTACCGGCTCCGCGTCCTGGCCGAGCGGGAGTCGCAGTCCCAGCCCGACGACCTCGCCGCCGACGCCGCCCGGCTCGGTGCGCCCGACGTCCGGCTGCCCCGGCCCTGA